ATCCTGCAGCTCCATATTAGTCATGCTCGGACTGCATACTGTACTCCTAACGAATAGCACACCTGTCGCAAGACTTGCATGAACCCATCCACTGCATCCAGCCCTTTCCTCGCCAGTTCTTCCAGCCCATTCGGATCACTCAGCACCTCCACCGGGTCCGTCCTCCTCACCAGCGGCATAGAACCCATATTCGGCGTTGCACCTTGGCTCGATGACCCAGAGTACGGCGTCTGCGACCCCGTCATGTCGTTCAGCCGGTTCGGGTTCACATATGGCCCGGGACTTTGGTTCGCAGGACGGTAATGCGATGAGGATGCGGTCGGTGCAGGGGAGGCGCTCTTCACAGGTGGAGAGAACGTCGAATTTGGATTGGAGTACATTCGTTCAGGAACGGGTGCATAGCTTCGCTCTCGCTCTGTGAATCCTGACCCGCCAGGGTTGGAGTACAGTGGCGCGGCGGGAGGTGGAGGCTTGGGTGAGGAGTTATCCAGCTCTCGCATGGGCGGCACAGGGTCAACAGGCGAAGGCGAGACACCGTTATAGATCTAGTCTCTTGTGTTAAACGATGGCCATAGTGTAATAAAGGCACCAACCTCGAACCCTTGCCCCCTCGCAAACTCGACCAAATTTGTGCTCAGCTGGTCGATCGAGTCAGAGATCCGTCCTACTCCATCGTTGGGCTGAATTCGCGATAATCGAACAAGTATGTTCCGAATGATTCTTCCATAGCACGTCAGATTTTTCTTTATACCAAACTTCAGCATGGCGTGCAACTTACGCCTCGCCCAGTGAATGCACACTCCCAGGTGGAGGAGGCCATACCATCTCATCGTGCGATATCAGGAACTTCAGCAACTCCTTCACTTGCAGCTGCAGCATCTTGCACATTTCCTGATTCAATCATATCAGCATCAGGTATTGGCTAACAGTGGTTATAGAGGAACGAGTAGAAATGGCACTCACCGCGTACTCTCCCAGCGCATCGCACGCGCCGTCTACGTCCTCTACCAGGCACAGGAGCGAGTCCTCGTTGAGCATCGCCTCATCTTCTCCGTTATCTCCATTCGTCACAAGCATTACCTCAGTGCCCACCGTTTTTGCTGAAAGCAATCGGTCAGCATTATTCCCCTGGCGGCCAAACGCGGACTTACACGAAGCCGCCGAGTCTCGATGGCCCAGTCCAGGCCGTACAAAGTCACCTGGCTTCGGATACCCATAGTTGTTCCTCGGTTCTTCGTACCCATATCCTCCGGGCGTACGAGGCCCGGGAGGCATCACAAACCCTCCTGAAAACCCTCGGTCCGGTCGTTCCCTCGAGTCATCCCTCGAACTAACTCCCGATCGACTGCCACCACGTTCACGGTACTCTAGCACCAGGGCCCGGCCAAAGTACTCCTTCCTCAGGTCGAACTGCTCTGAATACAAGAGGAAAGCTTCCTTGAGATTTGCATGCGCAGATTTGAGTGCCGTAGTTGGAAAATCGGGATCGGTTGTTCCTGTAGGAACATACGGATCAGTTTCACATTAACAGCAAGAGTTGACAAACATCTAGAATCTCACCTGAGAAACCTGGAAGACTCGTGAACACTGATCCTGGCGTTGATACGCTCGCAGCTGTCAGAGCGGGGGTAGCAGGGACGGTCGAAGACGATATTGTCGTTCCAGGAGCGGGAGGAAACAATCCGGCGCCGCTGACAGCATTGGCAGTGACCGCAAGATGTTCGTGAAGTAGAAAGCGAGCGGCGATGGCTTGGGGATATGACTTAGTTATGGCCTGGATACATCAAAAATAAGTGAGATCAATCACGTGTTAAGCAAGTCCAGAAACGAGCAAGGGTGAGAAATTTGGCTGCGATGGATACGTGATATCATCCGGACACGTACCAATACATCGTCGACGCGTTTCGACTCTAGCAAGGCTGTTCGTAGTCGGTATGCTGCCGAGTTGGCCATATATATGTCCTTCCACACGTGTTCGTATGCAGGTGGTGAGATCTGCCAGTAATCAGAAATCAGCATTAAAAACTAATTTAAATTC
The Rhizoctonia solani chromosome 8, complete sequence DNA segment above includes these coding regions:
- a CDS encoding Tyrosine kinase catalytic domain protein, which encodes MTSYPSPRTPTSPQVQTPGTPGWRRVRFDADAPNPTIRFIPPTPLSPVIDDTVEDFSSEPALFDTPTAMHSSTRPGWPTRRTSVPTTPLAYEESDPFNRYAPDDYDGYEIDSRPIVISPPAYEHVWKDIYMANSAAYRLRTALLESKRVDDVLAITKSYPQAIAARFLLHEHLAVTANAVSGAGLFPPAPGTTISSSTVPATPALTAASVSTPGSVFTSLPGFSGTTDPDFPTTALKSAHANLKEAFLLYSEQFDLRKEYFGRALVLEYRERGGSRSGVSSRDDSRERPDRGFSGGFVMPPGPRTPGGYGYEEPRNNYGYPKPGDFVRPGLGHRDSAASSKTVGTEVMLVTNGDNGEDEAMLNEDSLLCLVEDVDGACDALGEYAEMCKMLQLQVKELLKFLISHDEMVWPPPPGSVHSLGEAIIRNILVRLSRIQPNDGVGRISDSIDQLSTNLVEFARGQGFEIYNGVSPSPVDPVPPMRELDNSSPKPPPPAAPLYSNPGGSGFTERERSYAPVPERMYSNPNSTFSPPVKSASPAPTASSSHYRPANQSPGPYVNPNRLNDMTGSQTPYSGSSSQGATPNMGSMPLVRRTDPVEVLSDPNGLEELARKGLDAVDGFMQVLRQDIATGHPESSRFREALVYLWRVTGHYPAERDITNEISRVGKTPVGQDAVSFTHTATWLGIQPVTIRYLRAVESPSRIRRRLRRDIDTWRTLFHPNVHMFISCVMPRHGAFGLVMPVAGRGNVIQYLLANPGADRTEIVLQAAEGLRFLHEEAKLVHGDFRGVNLVVSEDDRVMVTGYGILTAIEKNQELGFPEWGLHWGDGRWMAPELHHYLNPKTRFPGQRTTQSDVYAFACTALEIWTSAAPFAGQSDSNVVLEVANKGRIPPRPTNTVFISKSRSDQVWGLLQACWNLNPGVRPNMRTVVETLSSLAE